The window CGGAACTCCAGCGGCTGGTCGGCGAGATGATGCACGACCCCGCCCGGATCGGCATCGAGGTGACCGCCCGCCCCGTGGACACGGTGCGCCAGGTGGTCTACCCGGTGCGCCAGGAGGAGAAGGCCGGCCTGCTCCTCAGCCTGCTCAAGGAGCAGGCGGCGGAGATGGAGTCCGTCCTCGTGTTCATGCGGACCAAGTCGCGGACCGACCGCGTCGGGCGCATGCTCAAGGCGGCGAACATCAAGGCCGCGGTCATCCACGGCGACCTGCCCCAGGGCGCGCGCCAGCGCGCGCTGGAGTCCTTCCGCGCGGGCAAGTGCCCGATCCTCGTGGCGACGGACGTCGCCGCGCGCGGACTGGACGTGGACGGCATCAGCCATGTGATCAACTACGACATCCCGCAGACGGCGGACGACTACATCCACCGGATCGGCCGCACCGCCCGCGCCCAGCGCGAGGGCGACGCGATCACCTTCGCGTGCCCGTCGGACATCTCGCCCCTCGGGAGCATCGAGAAGACCCTGGGCTACAACCTCCCGCGCATCGAGCGCGAGGGCGCGCCCGTCGTCCTCTCCACCTACCGCAAGACGGCGGCGGCCGGGTCGTCCCGCAACCGCCGGCCCCGCAGCCTCCTGCGCCGCCGCTAGGCGCCCCTCCTCCCCGTATTACCGACGGCGCGGACCCCCGGTCCGCGCCGTCTGTGTGTCTTTTCTCCCCGCCCCCCTTCCTCCACCGGGACAACTGAGCCAGCTTGACAATGGCGACTAACCCGATTATAATTAGGAAGATTATCGCCGGCACGCTTGTTTCCAGGAAGAACGGAGCAGCGGAAAGACTTACAGGAGACCCCGCACCATGGCAGACTGGACAGACGGCATCAACGTGGATGAACTGGCCGCGATGGGCCCCGGGGAGCTGCTCCGGTGGTCCTGGGAGACGCGCGGGGCGCGCGCCGCAATTTTCACCAGCTTCCAGAAGACCGGCTGCGTGATGATTGACATGGCCCGAACCGCAGCCCCGGATTTGCGGGTGCTGACGGTGGACACCCTCCGGCTGCCGCAGGACACGCACGACCTGATGGCCGCGCTGGAGAAGAAGTACGGCATCCGGATAGAACGCTTTCAGCCGGACCCGGAACGGGTGGCGCGGATGGTGGGCGACCACGGGGAGTACCTGTTCTTTGACAGCCGGGAGAAGCAGGAGCACTGCTGCGCGGTGCGGAAGGTGGAGCCGAACCGCCGCGCGCTGGCGACGGTGGACATCTGGATCACCGGGCTGCGCCGCGACCAGTCGGCATTCCGGAAGGCCACGCCCAAGGCGGCGGTCGTCGAGCAGAACGGACGGACGCTGCTGAAACTCTGCCCCCTCATTGACTGGACGGAGGAGGATGTGGACGGGCACATTGCCGCCAACGCGGTGCCCTACAACAGCCTGTACGACAAGGGATACACCAGCATCGGGTGCGTGGTGTGCTCGACGCCGACGCGTCCGGGCGAGGATCCCCGGGCGGGCCGGTGGCGCTGGATGAACCAACTCGCCGGGACGGACAAGAAGGAGTGCGGCATCCACATCCAGGGCAGCGGCATCTAGGTCCCGGCGGGCGGTTACCGCTTTGCCGGCCACCTCCTTTTCGGCCTGCCGCTTTCCGTGGTGCTGGCTGCC is drawn from Candidatus Hydrogenedentota bacterium and contains these coding sequences:
- a CDS encoding phosphoadenylyl-sulfate reductase, with translation MADWTDGINVDELAAMGPGELLRWSWETRGARAAIFTSFQKTGCVMIDMARTAAPDLRVLTVDTLRLPQDTHDLMAALEKKYGIRIERFQPDPERVARMVGDHGEYLFFDSREKQEHCCAVRKVEPNRRALATVDIWITGLRRDQSAFRKATPKAAVVEQNGRTLLKLCPLIDWTEEDVDGHIAANAVPYNSLYDKGYTSIGCVVCSTPTRPGEDPRAGRWRWMNQLAGTDKKECGIHIQGSGI
- a CDS encoding DEAD/DEAH box helicase, translating into MRFEDLNVDPRCLRTLHKNNITEPTPVQEQAIPVVLSGGDLIATAQTGTGKTLAFTLPAMMRLADSKPGPARMLVLTPTRELAQQVETVMAPIARALRLTSVVVYGGAGMQQQADRLRRGCDVIVATPGRLLDHMSRKAVRFDGLQILCFDEADRMLDMGFLPDIRRILAHLPKERQTLMFSATFAPELQRLVGEMMHDPARIGIEVTARPVDTVRQVVYPVRQEEKAGLLLSLLKEQAAEMESVLVFMRTKSRTDRVGRMLKAANIKAAVIHGDLPQGARQRALESFRAGKCPILVATDVAARGLDVDGISHVINYDIPQTADDYIHRIGRTARAQREGDAITFACPSDISPLGSIEKTLGYNLPRIEREGAPVVLSTYRKTAAAGSSRNRRPRSLLRRR